A single region of the Vicinamibacterales bacterium genome encodes:
- a CDS encoding RidA family protein — MHQPISTPAAPAAIGPYSQAIRAGDFLFVSGQIPLDPATGTLLEGDVRAQTQRVLENLGGILEAAGASFDQVVKTTVYLVDMGDFPAMNEVYGKYFASPAPARATVQVGRLPKDVRVEIDAVAYLKTE; from the coding sequence ATGCATCAGCCGATTTCGACGCCGGCGGCTCCTGCCGCGATCGGACCGTACTCGCAGGCGATCCGTGCGGGAGACTTCCTGTTCGTCTCCGGCCAGATCCCGCTCGACCCCGCGACGGGCACACTGCTCGAGGGTGACGTCAGGGCGCAGACCCAGCGGGTCCTCGAGAACCTCGGCGGAATTCTCGAGGCGGCTGGAGCGTCGTTCGATCAGGTGGTGAAGACGACCGTCTACCTGGTGGACATGGGCGACTTCCCGGCGATGAACGAGGTCTACGGAAAGTACTTCGCCTCTCCGGCGCCCGCCCGGGCGACCGTCCAGGTCGGCCGCCTGCCCAAGGACGTGCGCGTCGAGATCGATGCGGTCGCGTACCTCAAGACCGAGTGA
- the lgt gene encoding prolipoprotein diacylglyceryl transferase, which yields MYPRLFSLGPFTLYSYGALMALAFIAGLRMAVVRARARGLNPERVLDLGILVIIAAVVGAKLLLLIVDFRSMIRDPAQLISLARSGGVFYGGLVLAVGSAFWYLRRHALPFWTTCDVFAPGIALGHVIGRVGCLMAGCCFGHATSVPWAITFHDEFAAGFVGTPLEVPLHPTQLYEAGAELLILVVLLVMERRGRSFAGRTLWTYLALYAVSRFVIEFFRGDARGAVGALSTSQAISIVLLPLSILMLVRLARQARAKGLPHGTTRVHG from the coding sequence GTGTATCCTCGGCTCTTCTCGCTCGGCCCGTTCACGCTCTACAGCTACGGCGCGCTGATGGCGCTCGCCTTCATCGCCGGCCTCCGCATGGCCGTCGTCCGGGCGCGCGCGAGGGGACTGAACCCGGAACGCGTACTCGACCTGGGCATCCTGGTGATCATCGCGGCAGTGGTCGGCGCCAAGCTGCTCCTGCTGATTGTCGACTTCCGTTCGATGATCAGAGACCCGGCGCAGTTGATCTCGCTCGCACGCAGCGGCGGCGTGTTCTACGGCGGCCTGGTGCTCGCGGTGGGATCGGCTTTTTGGTACCTGAGACGCCATGCCCTGCCGTTCTGGACGACCTGCGATGTCTTCGCACCGGGGATTGCCCTCGGCCACGTCATCGGCCGCGTCGGCTGCCTCATGGCAGGATGCTGCTTCGGTCATGCGACGTCGGTGCCGTGGGCCATCACCTTCCACGACGAGTTCGCCGCAGGCTTCGTCGGCACGCCGCTCGAGGTGCCGCTCCATCCCACGCAACTCTACGAAGCGGGCGCCGAACTGCTCATCCTCGTCGTTCTGCTCGTCATGGAGCGCCGCGGTCGCTCGTTCGCCGGAAGAACGCTGTGGACCTACCTGGCGCTCTACGCCGTGTCCCGATTCGTCATCGAGTTCTTTCGCGGTGACGCGAGGGGAGCCGTCGGCGCCCTCTCGACGTCGCAAGCCATCTCAATCGTCCTGTTGCCCCTCAGTATCCTGATGCTCGTTCGGCTTGCGCGGCAGGCACGCGCGAAGGGTCTCCCGCATGGAACGACACGAGTTCACGGTTGA
- a CDS encoding NUDIX hydrolase has translation MNAEVERPGTLLRHEVVYSGRIFTVSRDRVRMPNGHEGTLEVVRHHGSVVLIPMPDPAHVILVRQYRYAVDQWIWELAAGSLEPNEDPTEGAARECEEETGWVPGQIELLGSFYPTPGYCDEKMNIFKLTDLKRPGPGHTAALPDEDEDIRTRVFSLDDVRDMTRRGEIPDLKTAVGLTLL, from the coding sequence ATGAATGCAGAAGTCGAGCGTCCGGGCACGTTGCTGAGGCACGAGGTCGTCTACAGCGGGCGCATCTTCACCGTGAGTCGTGACCGCGTGCGGATGCCGAACGGCCACGAAGGGACGCTCGAGGTGGTGCGCCACCACGGCTCCGTCGTGCTCATCCCGATGCCAGACCCGGCACACGTGATCCTCGTCAGGCAGTATCGCTACGCCGTCGATCAGTGGATCTGGGAACTCGCGGCCGGCAGCCTCGAGCCGAACGAGGATCCGACGGAGGGCGCAGCCCGCGAATGCGAGGAGGAAACCGGCTGGGTGCCTGGACAGATCGAGCTGCTGGGCAGCTTCTACCCCACGCCAGGGTATTGCGACGAGAAGATGAACATCTTCAAGCTCACCGACCTGAAGAGACCCGGTCCCGGCCACACCGCCGCCCTGCCGGACGAGGACGAGGACATCAGGACGCGTGTCTTCTCGCTGGACGACGTGCGCGACATGACTCGTCGTGGAGAGATTCCGGACCTCAAGACCGCGGTGGGGCTGACGCTCCTCTAG
- the ileS gene encoding isoleucine--tRNA ligase: MADWKDTLNLPRTGFPMKANLQTAEPKAIARWDATDLYGRIRARRKGAPKFILHDGPPYANGRIHLGTAFNKVLKDFIVRSRTMAGFDAPYVPGWDCHGLPIELKVDRELGARKRQMSIGDFRRACREYAARFVDIMRTDFKRLGVMGSWADPYLTMNYGYQSAIVKALARFVEQGMVYKGKKPVHWCIHCRTALAEAEVEYENHSSPSIFVEFPFSAEAAEALGRRVPELAGRTLSVLIWTTTPWTIPSNLAVAFHPELEYGAYAVDGTTVIVAEALAERVAQQVKRPFGAAIARFPGRTLEGLRFRHPLYTRDSVGVLADYVTLDQGTGAVHTAPGHGSDDFVTGVRYGLDIYAPVGPGGHFLDEVEMFAGQRVFDANPKIEDALAARGRLWHREVFEHAYPHCWRCHNPVIFLATSQWFVSMDDSGLRTKALDAVRHVKWVPGWGEERLTLMLQNRPDWCISRQRSWGVPIPAANCVKCGEAVLTADMAHRAAEIFAEHGADAWYEHPIEEFLPAGLACPKCGGREFERERDILDVWFDSGSSHEAVLGRTEDLPWPADLYIEGSDQYRGWFQSSLLVGLGTRGTAPYRAVVTHGFVVDEQGRKMSKSIGNTIEPHEIISKSGAEILRFWAAMVDFREEMRVGKEILARVVEAYLKIRNTLRILVANLYDFDPAVDAVPFAEMEEIDRFTLARYADVAGRVLRAYEDYDFPVVPQAVSAFVTVDLSAFCVDVAKDRLYTLAPKSRSRRSAQTALYVVADGLARLIAPILPFTSDELWQFLPGKRDDSVHLADFPAGFDALIDTELVERWQRLLRVREAVNAEIEKLRQAKAVGKSLEVKVELRASGSLLELLERHRDDLPMLFITSEVVVGTGVPPESRSGTGVPPESRSGTGVPPESLSGTGVPPESRSGMGVPPESRSGMGVPPESRSGMGVPPESRSGTGVPPESLSGTGVPPESRSGMGVPPESRSGMGVPPVETGAVYQEADDSRVTIVVSRTDGVRCDRCWRYVPAVTTDEARPGLCERCTAALDEAQA, translated from the coding sequence ATGGCCGACTGGAAGGACACGCTCAATCTGCCGCGGACGGGGTTCCCCATGAAGGCGAACCTTCAGACCGCTGAACCCAAGGCGATCGCCCGCTGGGATGCCACGGACCTCTACGGCCGCATTCGTGCGCGGCGGAAGGGGGCGCCGAAGTTCATCCTTCACGATGGACCTCCCTACGCCAACGGCCGCATTCACCTCGGCACGGCCTTCAACAAGGTCCTCAAGGACTTCATCGTCCGGTCGCGCACGATGGCGGGGTTCGACGCGCCCTACGTGCCGGGTTGGGATTGTCACGGCCTGCCGATCGAGCTGAAGGTGGACCGCGAGCTCGGCGCGCGCAAGCGGCAGATGAGCATCGGCGATTTTCGCCGCGCCTGCCGCGAGTACGCCGCGCGGTTCGTGGACATCATGCGGACCGACTTCAAGCGCCTCGGCGTGATGGGCTCGTGGGCCGACCCGTATCTGACGATGAACTACGGGTACCAGTCGGCCATCGTGAAGGCGCTGGCGCGCTTCGTCGAGCAGGGGATGGTCTACAAGGGCAAGAAGCCCGTGCACTGGTGCATCCACTGCCGCACCGCGCTGGCCGAAGCCGAGGTCGAGTACGAGAACCACAGCTCGCCGTCGATCTTCGTCGAATTCCCGTTCAGCGCCGAGGCTGCCGAGGCACTCGGCCGTCGCGTGCCCGAACTGGCCGGCCGTACTCTTTCGGTGCTGATCTGGACCACGACGCCCTGGACGATTCCGTCGAACCTGGCCGTCGCCTTTCACCCCGAGCTCGAGTACGGGGCGTACGCGGTGGACGGGACGACCGTCATCGTCGCGGAGGCACTGGCCGAGCGCGTGGCTCAGCAGGTGAAGCGCCCGTTCGGCGCGGCCATCGCGCGCTTCCCGGGGCGGACCCTCGAAGGGCTGCGCTTCCGCCATCCGTTGTACACGCGCGACTCGGTCGGGGTGCTCGCGGACTACGTCACACTCGACCAGGGCACCGGGGCGGTGCACACGGCGCCGGGACACGGCTCCGACGACTTCGTGACCGGCGTCCGGTACGGCCTCGACATCTATGCCCCGGTCGGGCCGGGCGGGCACTTCCTGGACGAGGTCGAGATGTTCGCCGGGCAGCGGGTGTTCGACGCGAATCCGAAGATCGAGGACGCGCTCGCGGCACGCGGCCGGCTGTGGCACCGTGAGGTCTTCGAGCACGCGTACCCGCACTGCTGGCGATGCCACAACCCGGTGATCTTCCTCGCCACGTCGCAGTGGTTCGTCTCGATGGACGACAGCGGGCTGCGGACCAAGGCGCTCGATGCCGTGCGCCACGTCAAGTGGGTCCCGGGGTGGGGCGAGGAGCGCCTGACGCTCATGCTCCAGAACCGGCCCGACTGGTGCATCTCGAGGCAGCGCTCGTGGGGAGTCCCCATCCCGGCGGCGAACTGCGTGAAGTGCGGCGAAGCCGTATTGACCGCAGACATGGCGCACCGCGCGGCCGAGATCTTCGCCGAGCACGGCGCCGACGCCTGGTACGAGCATCCGATCGAGGAGTTCCTGCCGGCCGGTCTCGCATGCCCCAAGTGCGGCGGCCGTGAATTCGAGCGTGAGCGCGACATCCTGGACGTCTGGTTCGACTCCGGATCGAGCCACGAGGCCGTGCTCGGGCGCACCGAGGATCTGCCGTGGCCAGCCGACCTCTACATCGAGGGGTCGGACCAGTATCGCGGCTGGTTCCAGAGTTCGCTGCTGGTCGGCCTCGGCACGCGGGGCACGGCACCGTATCGCGCCGTCGTCACGCACGGGTTCGTCGTGGACGAGCAGGGCCGGAAGATGTCGAAGTCGATCGGCAACACGATCGAGCCCCACGAGATCATCTCGAAGAGCGGCGCCGAGATCCTGCGGTTCTGGGCGGCCATGGTGGACTTCCGCGAGGAGATGCGGGTCGGCAAGGAGATCCTCGCGCGCGTGGTCGAGGCCTACCTCAAGATCCGCAACACGCTGCGGATCCTAGTGGCCAACCTCTACGACTTCGACCCGGCCGTCGACGCGGTCCCGTTCGCCGAGATGGAGGAGATCGACCGCTTCACCCTGGCACGCTACGCGGACGTGGCTGGCCGCGTGCTTCGCGCCTACGAGGACTACGACTTCCCGGTGGTTCCCCAGGCCGTCAGCGCGTTCGTGACGGTGGATCTGAGCGCGTTCTGCGTGGACGTGGCGAAGGACCGCCTCTACACGCTCGCGCCGAAGTCGCGGTCGCGGCGCTCCGCCCAGACCGCGCTCTATGTCGTCGCGGACGGCCTGGCCCGGCTGATCGCGCCCATCCTCCCCTTCACCTCGGACGAACTGTGGCAGTTCCTCCCCGGCAAGCGCGACGACTCGGTGCACCTCGCCGACTTCCCGGCCGGTTTCGACGCACTGATCGACACCGAACTCGTCGAGCGGTGGCAGCGGCTGCTCAGGGTCCGCGAAGCAGTGAACGCGGAGATCGAGAAACTCCGGCAGGCGAAGGCGGTCGGCAAGTCGCTCGAGGTCAAGGTCGAGCTGCGCGCCAGCGGCAGTCTGCTGGAGCTGCTCGAGCGTCATCGCGACGACCTGCCGATGCTGTTCATCACCTCCGAGGTGGTGGTGGGCACGGGCGTCCCGCCAGAGAGTCGGAGTGGCACGGGCGTCCCGCCAGAGAGTCGGAGCGGCACGGGCGTCCCGCCAGAGAGTCTGAGTGGCACGGGCGTCCCGCCAGAGAGTCGGAGTGGCATGGGCGTCCCGCCAGAGAGTCGGAGTGGCATGGGCGTCCCGCCAGAGAGTCGGAGTGGCATGGGCGTCCCGCCAGAGAGTCGGAGCGGCACGGGCGTCCCGCCAGAGAGTCTGAGTGGCACGGGCGTCCCGCCAGAGAGTCGGAGTGGCATGGGCGTCCCGCCAGAGAGTCGGAGTGGCATGGGCGTCCCGCCCGTGGAGACCGGCGCTGTCTACCAGGAAGCCGACGACAGCCGCGTGACGATCGTGGTCTCCCGCACTGACGGCGTGCGCTGCGATCGTTGCTGGCGCTATGTTCCGGCCGTGACGACCGACGAGGCGAGACCCGGCCTTTGTGAACGCTGCACCGCGGCGTTGGACGAGGCCCAGGCGTGA
- the lon gene encoding endopeptidase La codes for MSDEPEAPTFDETIDGERALSIPPELPVLPLRDTVLFPNSFMPLAVARESSIRLIDDAIGGGKLIAVFTQRDAAVEEPGQDDLYPIGTATHIHKMFKLPDGSLRLIVQGLARLKLQQVLAVKPYLRATVATAPEEIGDADKLEIDALQRNIKTNFQQVVSLSPLLSDDLQTLALNISDPAKLADFIASSLATIATSSKQEVLETLDVRARMDLLNRILIKELEVLELGSKIQSQVQSEVGKNQRDYFLREQLKAIQKELGEGDDQTKEIEELREKIEAVGMPEPVKKEALRELDRLSKMPVAAAEYTVSRTYLDWLVALPWNKKTDEIIDLKRTKDVLDADHSDLVKAKDRILEYLAVRKLNPNVKGPILCFVGPPGVGKTSLAKSIATSLERKFVRISLGGMRDEAEIRGHRRTYIGALPGQIVQGLRRAESKNPVFILDEIDKLGSDFRGDPASALLEVLDPEQNNTFRDHYLDVPFDLSEVLFITTANVLDPVPPALRDRMEVLELPGYTEEEKLKIAEEHLIAKQVTNHGLTPEFITFTEAALRAVIRGYTREAGVRNLEREIAALCRKAARRRAEGIEDPIAITPEVVVEMLGAPHFMDEEMEERTKNPGVAIGLAWTPAGGEVLFVEARRMHGGGTLTLTGHLGDVMKESARAALSWLRANASRYGIEPDFYKSSELHLHVPSGAIPKDGPSAGVTMVAALCSELSKRPVRGDLAMTGEITLSGRVLPVGGIKEKVLAARRVGIREVILPVRNEKNIVEDLSEDLRKDMTVHLVTTIDEVLELALQPRADAAAPPAVEPVTPGDAEPSNHPGELEPTIVS; via the coding sequence ATGAGCGATGAACCCGAAGCCCCCACGTTTGACGAGACGATCGACGGGGAGCGGGCACTCTCGATTCCCCCGGAGCTCCCGGTCCTCCCGCTGCGCGACACCGTCCTCTTTCCCAATTCCTTCATGCCGCTCGCGGTGGCCCGCGAGAGTTCCATCCGTCTGATCGACGACGCGATTGGTGGCGGGAAGCTGATTGCCGTCTTCACCCAGCGCGATGCCGCGGTGGAAGAGCCCGGCCAGGACGACCTCTACCCGATCGGCACGGCCACGCACATCCACAAGATGTTCAAGCTGCCCGACGGCAGCCTTCGGCTGATCGTCCAGGGCCTCGCGCGCCTGAAGCTGCAGCAGGTGCTCGCGGTGAAACCGTACCTGCGCGCGACGGTCGCCACGGCGCCCGAGGAAATCGGCGACGCGGACAAGCTCGAGATCGACGCGCTCCAGCGGAACATCAAGACGAACTTCCAGCAGGTCGTATCGCTCTCGCCGCTGCTGTCGGACGATCTCCAAACGCTGGCGCTGAACATCTCCGATCCAGCCAAGCTCGCGGATTTCATTGCGTCCAGCCTGGCGACGATCGCGACCTCGTCCAAGCAGGAGGTGCTCGAGACACTCGACGTCCGTGCCCGCATGGACCTGCTCAACCGGATCCTGATCAAGGAACTCGAGGTTCTCGAGCTCGGGTCGAAGATCCAGTCGCAGGTACAGTCGGAAGTCGGCAAGAACCAGCGTGATTACTTCCTGCGCGAGCAGTTGAAGGCGATCCAGAAGGAACTCGGCGAGGGCGACGATCAGACGAAAGAAATCGAGGAACTGCGGGAGAAGATCGAAGCGGTGGGGATGCCCGAGCCCGTCAAGAAGGAAGCGCTGCGCGAGCTCGATCGCCTGTCGAAGATGCCGGTGGCGGCGGCGGAGTACACCGTCTCGCGGACGTACCTCGACTGGCTCGTGGCGCTGCCCTGGAACAAGAAGACGGACGAGATCATCGACCTCAAGCGCACGAAAGACGTCCTCGACGCGGACCACTCGGATCTGGTGAAGGCGAAGGACCGCATCCTCGAGTATCTCGCGGTGAGGAAGCTCAACCCCAATGTGAAGGGGCCGATCCTCTGCTTCGTCGGCCCTCCAGGCGTCGGTAAGACGTCGCTGGCGAAGTCGATCGCGACGTCGCTCGAACGGAAGTTCGTCCGCATCTCGCTCGGCGGCATGCGCGACGAAGCGGAGATCCGCGGGCACCGGCGCACCTACATCGGCGCGCTGCCCGGGCAGATCGTCCAGGGTCTGCGCCGCGCCGAATCGAAGAACCCGGTCTTCATCCTCGACGAGATCGACAAGCTCGGATCCGATTTCCGCGGCGACCCGGCGTCGGCGCTGCTCGAAGTGCTCGATCCCGAGCAGAACAACACGTTCCGCGACCACTACCTCGACGTCCCGTTCGACCTCTCGGAAGTGCTCTTCATCACGACGGCGAACGTGCTCGACCCGGTGCCGCCGGCCCTTCGCGATCGGATGGAGGTGCTCGAGCTCCCCGGCTACACCGAGGAAGAGAAGCTCAAGATCGCCGAGGAGCACCTGATCGCCAAGCAGGTGACGAACCACGGCCTGACGCCGGAGTTCATCACCTTCACCGAGGCTGCGCTCCGCGCGGTCATTCGCGGCTACACGCGCGAAGCCGGCGTTCGAAACCTCGAGCGGGAGATCGCCGCGCTCTGCCGCAAGGCGGCTCGCCGCCGGGCCGAGGGCATCGAGGACCCGATCGCGATCACACCCGAGGTCGTGGTGGAGATGCTCGGCGCCCCCCATTTCATGGACGAGGAGATGGAGGAGCGGACGAAGAACCCGGGCGTCGCGATCGGCCTGGCGTGGACGCCAGCCGGTGGCGAGGTGCTCTTCGTCGAAGCGCGCCGGATGCATGGCGGCGGCACCCTCACGCTGACCGGGCACTTGGGTGACGTGATGAAGGAGTCGGCCCGCGCCGCGCTATCGTGGCTGCGAGCCAACGCGTCCCGCTACGGGATCGAGCCGGACTTCTACAAGTCGTCCGAGCTCCACCTGCACGTGCCGTCGGGCGCCATCCCGAAGGACGGCCCCTCCGCGGGCGTCACCATGGTCGCCGCCCTGTGCTCGGAATTGTCGAAGCGGCCCGTGCGCGGCGACCTCGCGATGACGGGCGAGATCACGCTGTCGGGGCGCGTGCTGCCGGTTGGCGGCATCAAGGAGAAGGTGCTCGCCGCGCGTCGGGTCGGCATCCGCGAAGTCATCCTGCCGGTGCGCAACGAGAAGAACATCGTCGAGGACCTGAGCGAGGATCTGCGCAAGGACATGACGGTTCACCTCGTCACCACCATCGACGAGGTGCTCGAGCTCGCCCTGCAGCCCCGCGCCGACGCCGCGGCACCGCCGGCCGTCGAGCCGGTCACGCCGGGCGACGCCGAGCCTTCGAACCACCCGGGTGAGCTCGAACCCACGATCGTCTCGTAG
- a CDS encoding TraR/DksA C4-type zinc finger protein yields MEATNKKSHMNKARYSDLKQMLEERKREILSQVHEKIRDVRTENVSGKVNTVLDPGESSEAGIQEDIEFALIQMKAETLNKINEALVRLEEGAYGNCFECGEEIAQQRLRALPFAVRCRDCEAARENAQRRERQMAQRASSSALFFDMSS; encoded by the coding sequence ATGGAAGCGACGAACAAGAAGAGCCACATGAACAAGGCCCGATACAGCGACCTCAAGCAGATGCTCGAGGAGCGCAAGCGTGAGATTCTGAGCCAGGTCCACGAGAAGATCCGTGACGTCCGGACCGAGAACGTGTCAGGCAAGGTGAACACGGTCCTCGACCCGGGCGAGAGCTCCGAGGCCGGAATCCAGGAAGACATCGAGTTCGCGCTCATTCAGATGAAGGCCGAGACGCTCAACAAGATCAACGAGGCGCTCGTCCGTCTGGAAGAGGGTGCGTACGGCAATTGCTTCGAGTGCGGCGAGGAAATTGCGCAGCAGCGCTTGCGGGCGCTTCCGTTCGCGGTCCGTTGCCGCGACTGCGAGGCGGCGCGCGAGAACGCCCAGCGGCGCGAGCGGCAGATGGCGCAGCGCGCGTCGTCTTCCGCGCTGTTCTTCGACATGTCCAGCTGA
- the lspA gene encoding signal peptidase II, with product MTDESRVASEEVGGAAPTHSVAGLRAVTFVLAGLIVVLDQITKAIVRAEVPLHSSRTVVSGFFDITHVQNTGAAFGILNAADFPYKAVVIAIVATAALISIALYAARLSPHQHLARLGLALILGGAAGNLIDRVVAGYVVDFVDVYWRTYHFWAFNVADSAITVGVIGMMLDILGIGSRRDA from the coding sequence GTGACGGACGAATCGCGCGTTGCATCCGAGGAGGTCGGCGGCGCGGCGCCGACGCACTCTGTGGCCGGTCTGCGGGCGGTCACCTTCGTGCTCGCCGGCCTCATTGTCGTCCTGGACCAGATCACGAAGGCGATCGTGCGGGCCGAGGTGCCGTTGCACAGCAGCCGCACCGTCGTCTCCGGCTTCTTCGACATCACGCACGTGCAGAACACCGGTGCCGCGTTCGGCATCCTCAATGCTGCCGACTTTCCGTACAAGGCGGTCGTCATCGCGATCGTCGCGACGGCCGCGCTGATCAGCATCGCGCTCTACGCGGCGAGACTCTCGCCGCATCAGCACCTGGCCCGTCTCGGTCTCGCGTTGATCCTCGGCGGAGCCGCCGGCAATCTCATCGATCGGGTGGTCGCCGGCTACGTCGTGGACTTCGTCGACGTCTACTGGCGGACGTATCACTTCTGGGCCTTCAACGTCGCCGACTCCGCGATCACGGTTGGCGTCATCGGCATGATGCTCGATATCCTTGGCATCGGCAGCCGGCGGGACGCGTGA
- a CDS encoding RluA family pseudouridine synthase codes for MERHEFTVDPDSAGLRLDVYLAGLLPLQSRSQLQRLIKEGAVVLAGRPTKPNTSVKPGDIVTIEIPDAAPATPVAQELPLPAVYQDEDVIVVDKPAGMVVHPAAGHAEGTLVNALLFHADNLSGVGGEQRPGIVHRLDRGTSGLMVVAKNDLAHRELTRQFHDREVEKEYIALAWGEVHAGRRIDLPVGRDPVHREKMSTRARRARTAVTRVTKSVNLRGLCLLHVAIATGRTHQIRVHLSAIGHPIVGDSTYGGVRHRMPAPLRAVERLERPFLHAARLVFTHPTDGRRMEFTCPLPPDLQGVLDELEARVGETRDHWGL; via the coding sequence ATGGAACGACACGAGTTCACGGTTGATCCCGACAGCGCGGGGCTGCGGCTCGACGTCTACCTCGCCGGTCTGCTGCCGCTGCAGTCGCGCTCGCAACTGCAGCGCCTGATCAAAGAGGGCGCGGTCGTGCTGGCCGGGCGGCCGACGAAGCCGAACACCTCGGTGAAGCCCGGCGACATCGTGACGATTGAGATCCCGGACGCTGCGCCCGCCACGCCCGTCGCGCAGGAACTGCCGCTGCCGGCCGTCTACCAGGACGAGGACGTCATCGTCGTCGACAAGCCAGCCGGTATGGTCGTGCACCCGGCTGCCGGACACGCCGAGGGCACGCTCGTCAATGCGCTGCTGTTTCACGCGGACAACCTGAGCGGTGTCGGCGGCGAACAGCGTCCTGGCATCGTCCACCGGCTCGACCGGGGCACATCCGGCCTCATGGTCGTCGCGAAGAACGATCTCGCCCACCGCGAGTTGACCCGCCAGTTCCACGATCGGGAGGTCGAGAAGGAGTACATCGCCCTCGCGTGGGGCGAAGTACACGCCGGCCGACGGATCGATCTCCCGGTCGGGCGCGATCCCGTTCATCGGGAGAAGATGTCCACGCGAGCCCGGCGGGCGCGCACGGCGGTGACCCGCGTGACGAAGTCCGTGAATCTGCGCGGCCTCTGCCTGCTGCACGTGGCGATCGCCACCGGCCGCACGCACCAGATCCGCGTGCACCTCAGCGCAATCGGGCATCCGATCGTCGGCGATTCCACGTACGGAGGCGTGCGCCACCGGATGCCGGCTCCGCTGCGCGCGGTGGAGCGTCTGGAGCGTCCATTTCTCCACGCGGCTCGGCTCGTGTTCACGCACCCCACCGACGGCCGGCGGATGGAGTTCACCTGTCCGCTCCCGCCCGACCTGCAGGGTGTACTCGACGAACTGGAAGCGCGCGTCGGAGAGACGCGCGACCATTGGGGCCTGTAG
- the rpmB gene encoding 50S ribosomal protein L28 — protein MAKRCEICGKGPAYGRNISHAHNVTPRRFEPNLQTVRASVNGGVKRLRVCTRCLRSGKVVKAA, from the coding sequence ATGGCGAAGCGGTGTGAAATCTGCGGAAAGGGACCGGCGTACGGCCGGAACATCAGCCACGCGCACAACGTGACCCCGCGGCGGTTCGAGCCGAACCTCCAGACGGTGCGTGCGTCGGTCAACGGTGGCGTGAAGCGCCTGCGTGTGTGCACGCGGTGCCTGCGGTCGGGAAAGGTCGTCAAGGCCGCGTAG
- a CDS encoding histone deacetylase, with protein sequence MAPIVFSPRYDIDIGNHVFKTSKYPLLHRALLDRHLAAAGDFIEPEPASWEDLELVHTPDYLEKLRLGTMDADERAQLEMRMSDEVVQGFRLMAGGTTLAARLSLAPDRDARPAAAEPYRRTRRLGLHLGGGFHHACEDHGEGFCLINDVAVAIQILRRDGLIRRAAVIDCDVHHGNGTAFIFAGDRSVFTFSIDQEHNYPQFKPHSSLDIHLPDYADDETYLRQLSGALPRVFSSGPDIAFYLAGADPFEDDMLGGLGLTKEGLRRRDALVMNAAKELDVPLVVTLAGGYARNLADTVDIHAGTVEEALKIFEW encoded by the coding sequence ATGGCGCCGATCGTCTTCTCGCCTCGCTACGACATCGACATCGGCAACCACGTCTTCAAGACCAGCAAGTACCCGCTGCTGCACCGGGCCCTGCTCGATCGACACCTGGCGGCCGCCGGCGACTTCATCGAACCGGAGCCAGCCTCGTGGGAGGATCTCGAGCTGGTCCATACCCCCGACTACCTCGAGAAGCTGCGCCTGGGAACGATGGACGCCGACGAGCGGGCACAGCTCGAGATGAGGATGTCCGACGAGGTTGTGCAGGGTTTCAGGCTGATGGCCGGCGGCACGACGCTGGCCGCGCGCCTGTCGCTCGCGCCCGACCGTGATGCCCGCCCGGCGGCTGCGGAGCCCTACCGCCGGACACGCAGGCTCGGCCTGCACCTTGGCGGCGGATTCCACCACGCCTGCGAGGACCACGGCGAGGGGTTCTGTCTCATCAACGACGTCGCGGTGGCCATCCAGATCCTGCGGCGCGACGGCCTCATTCGGCGCGCGGCGGTCATCGACTGTGACGTGCACCACGGCAATGGCACCGCGTTCATCTTCGCGGGCGATCGGTCGGTCTTCACGTTCTCCATCGACCAGGAACACAACTACCCGCAGTTCAAGCCGCACAGCTCCCTCGACATCCACCTCCCGGACTACGCCGACGACGAGACGTACCTCCGCCAGCTCTCGGGTGCCCTCCCGAGGGTGTTCTCGAGCGGTCCCGACATCGCCTTCTACCTGGCGGGGGCGGATCCGTTCGAGGACGACATGCTGGGAGGATTGGGCCTGACGAAGGAAGGACTCCGACGGCGCGACGCCTTGGTGATGAACGCGGCGAAGGAACTGGATGTTCCGCTGGTCGTCACCCTCGCGGGCGGCTACGCGAGGAATCTCGCCGACACGGTGGACATCCACGCTGGAACGGTGGAGGAGGCCCTGAAGATCTTCGAATGGTAG